CCTTGACTTACACGTTTTAATAGGGCTTCAATTGATGAGCGAGCTCCCTTTTTCTTTTTAAACTTGGTAAAAGCTTGTCTCCAGTCCTGGATGATAATATTTGAAGAAAAAGTATCTTCTGTTAAATATTTTTCAGATTTTAGGGTGGAATTATCTAGTAACTTTTGAGTTTTATCCATAATTTCTGGACGAATTTTATTGTCTACCCCTGTTATTGTTAACACACTTATGCTTGCATCAGGAAATATATCCCAAAAGCTACCATCTACTTTAAATTTAGAACCCATATTGTTTTCTCCTTTATTTTATTTATTTATTACTAACTTCATTAGGATATCTCTTTGCTTTTCTCTACCAAGCTTAAATATATGTTCACTAAAGTAAACAAAATTCATTTTTTTATAAAAATTAAGTGCATTTATATTTTTTTCCCATACACCAATCCAGACACTCGTTTTTTTAAGTTCTTTCGCCTGATTAATTGCGTAGTTTAAGAGATACCTTCCAAGTCCTAGACGCTTAAAGTGAGTCTTTATATAAATCCTTTCGATTTCTAAAGCATTTATATCATGTTTTTCTGATTGAGCATTAGAGACATTTAACTTTAGATAACCTGCTAATTCTTTTTTATAGTAAACAAAATAAAAATCCGACTCCAAATCTGAAAGTTCAGATTTCAATTGCTCAATATTATATGCATTTTTTAAATATTCTTTTAGATTTGCTTCATCGTTTGCATCCTTAAATGTATCGGAAAAAGTTTCAATACTTATTTCTTGTAATTGTTGCACATCTTTCAAGGTTACTTTTTTTAATATCATCTCTGATTCTTTTTTCATTTAATAATTTCTTCTGACTCCCTTCTTAACATCCAACCAATTTTGTGAGAGGTTATCAGCCATTTTATTTATTACTTCAACAAATAGTTCGATTTCTTCAGATGAAATATTTTCTAATGCAACTTTTGTTGAGTATTCATTTTCACGAATAATGACTGGATAAATTTTCTCTCCCTTTTGAGTAATAAAAAGATGTTTTTCTTTTTTATTCACTAAATCCTCTTTTTTAGTGATTAACCCTTTTTCTTCCAGCTTATTTATTGCTCTATTAGCAGTAGATTTATCTACGCACAGTAACTCTGATAAACGATGTTGAATGATACCTGGATTTTCTTTAATCCGACTTAGATAAAGATATTGACCTTTTGCTAGGTCAAATTGTGCAAATTCTACGTTACTAATCGAATCTAACGATCGTGAAATTGTTCCAATCTGTCTTAATATTTCGCTTTCCATTTTTAATCTCCTTCGTTAAAAAATATTATACTTCTTTTTTAGTGCATTTGCAACTATATTTTTTAATAAAAAGCTATCTAGTAGATAACTTAAAATTTGTACTCTCCAAATGCTTGCCAAATAATTGGTAAGAAAAGAGTAAAAACAAGTCATCTA
The DNA window shown above is from Lactococcus sp. S-13 and carries:
- a CDS encoding GNAT family N-acetyltransferase: MKKESEMILKKVTLKDVQQLQEISIETFSDTFKDANDEANLKEYLKNAYNIEQLKSELSDLESDFYFVYYKKELAGYLKLNVSNAQSEKHDINALEIERIYIKTHFKRLGLGRYLLNYAINQAKELKKTSVWIGVWEKNINALNFYKKMNFVYFSEHIFKLGREKQRDILMKLVINK
- a CDS encoding MarR family winged helix-turn-helix transcriptional regulator; protein product: MESEILRQIGTISRSLDSISNVEFAQFDLAKGQYLYLSRIKENPGIIQHRLSELLCVDKSTANRAINKLEEKGLITKKEDLVNKKEKHLFITQKGEKIYPVIIRENEYSTKVALENISSEEIELFVEVINKMADNLSQNWLDVKKGVRRNY